The stretch of DNA gggattggccgagaccgaagacagtgacagagatcagaagcttcttggggttagctgggtactaccgtaggttcgtggagggatTCTCCagaatttcaatgcccctaaccgagcttacaaagaagaatcagcgatttatctggacagataaatgcgaagctagttttcaggagctgaaacagagattgattactgctccggtactagctttgccttcggacgaggagaagttcgtagtctactgtgacgcatccaaacagggtttggggtgcgtattgatgcaagccgatcgggttatcgcttatgcctcccgtcagttaaaggactatgaacagcgatacccgactcatgatttagaattggccgcagtggtttttgcactgaagatttggcggcattacctttatggggagaagtgtgaaatctataccgaccataaaagtctcaagtatttctttactcagaaagatttgaacatgagacaaaggcgttggttggaattagtgaaggattatgattgtgagatcctttaccatcccgggaaagccaatgtagtggccgatgccctgagcagaaagggtcccggggaggtaactagcatggttcagatctcacctcagctagcagaggatatggtcaggtccagcattgagtttgtggtaggtcagctacacaacttaacgctgcaatctgatctgttagaaagaataaaggttgctcagacgacagatccggagttagtgaagatccgagatgaggtattggctggtcaagccaaagacttttcagtgtcagctaGTGgggtgcttttgtataaagccagggtttgtgtcccgaacagtgtggacttgaggaacgagatctttgaggaggctcattctactccatattctctacatcccggcaccaccaagatgtaccaagatttgaaaccgtacttctggtggagcggtatgaagaagaatttggtagaattcgtttcgagatgcctcacgtgtcagcagatcaaggctgaacatcagagaccagcagggttgttgcagcctctaaccctaccagaatggaaatgggaggatattacgatggattttgtggtcgggttacctaggaccacgggtatgtatgactccatctgggtagtggtggatcgatttacgaaatctgctcattttctgccggttagaacaacgtttacagtggatcagttggcagagttatatgtcagggagatagtgagacttcacggggtaccgaagtctatagtttcggacagggatccgaaattcacctccaaattttggcaaagtttgcaacgggcaatgggtacgaagctgaaattcagtacagcattccatcctcagacagatggtcagtccgaaaggacaattcagatattggaggatatgttgagagcctgtgttatggactttgagggttcatggagtaaatatctaccgttaatagaattttcatacaacaacagttaccagagtacgatagggatggcaccctacgaactgttgtacggtaggaaatgtagatcccctatccactgggatgagacaggggagaggaaatacctaggtccagagtcagttcagcggaccaatgaggcaatagagaagattaaagctagaatgcttgcctcccagagcagacagaagagttacgcagatccgaaacgtagggatgttgagttccgagtaggggaccatgtgtttttgcgagtatctccgatgaaggggattaaacgtttcgggaaaagaggcaagttatgccctaggtttacaggacctttcgagattctcgagaagataggtcaagtggcatatcggttagcattgcctccagcgttatcagcagtgcacaacgtatttcatgtctcaatgttgagaaaatacgtttcagacccctctcatatactcagttatgagagccttcagcttcagtcagatatgtcttacgaggaacagccagtgcagatcctggataggaaggataaagtccttcggaataagaccatagcgttggtcaaggttctctggagaaacagtaaggtggaagaagccacctgggagcttgagtcagatatgcgagctcaatatccagagttattcaggttagatttcggggacgaaatccttttaaggggggaatagttgtaaagcccgcttagttaatttggaaattagcagttatttatgttaatcaggaaattatttatagatatttaaataatttattattgatatttatggaattcagatatgcataattatgtcatcagcagtttttatatttcgcatttccggtgtccggtattttggaactcggcgtttggctcagtagaaatcacaacttagtatgttagtattttggggacgggttttagacattgggaatgtcgggaatggccgggaatttagaatgtcccaaaaataccccgttagtatgattttagtgattttatggtggaggggcaaaatggtctttttgccccattagtgttttgtcttatatgagtttattaaatgaaataaatgtttatttatttaattgcttttggctgaaatggatttattaAAATGGTATATTAAGCTTGAAAATCCTTTTTTCTCTCActttacacttagtcaaaaaattagaaagtttaaaaaatagaaagctctctctcttttcctcttgcaTTTCGGCTGAGACTTGGGGTTCAAAGCTGGGATTTTTGGTAGAGATTCAAGCCCTAATTTGCTACTCTAGagatctcttgttgtggtatgtgttcCCTAGTTCcttctctttaaatttcttgagaaaaatgtgggaaaaaatgagatgcatgcatgatttctaGTTGagtttgctgctgtgtttttatggttaaattgtgtgattcaaagtatgtttatgtgatgttaattgagtggtttgaagcatgctagatagggtgttcaaagctttgttgtttttatgtaaaataggtgatttttggatgaaatgctatgatatgtttctgtgttattgctggatgtttctgttagtttgcagaggtatttttatgcttagtttagtagaattaagcttgtggattgcttgtttatgtggttttgctcaagcttgagtttggaactcaaagcttgagctccaatggcaaaatttgtgtatgtggtttctgggtaggtttgatgccttggaattgttatttggggcatatagaacaggtctggaaagtttgggatcaattggggttaaattggtcgagttatgagattttgtggttgctgcctgcgaggaaccggaattccggttgagcatccggaattccggatgggggttcagaatttcccgGCAACCGAATtacggttgggcaaccggtctgccggttggggatttttcagaaccctagttttcctcgtttttgggtttttaggggtattgccatgctttttatcgatagggaaacttttagtttcaagttttagtccccgggaagtgatttagcgtgtcacttatagcgttgtgatttttatggtttaggagccagtaatccgccgttcagcttcagttccagtcaggttggccaaagacacacgaaatcggaatccgggtaagattagtataacggtatgcatatgtagattacatgtttagcgtgcatgtaggacgCCTGCTAGATTACAGTAGTTAtttatttaggcttcgaaccatccaaccctgtcacgtcggtacagccggagtatgaccaagaatgagtatgaccggttcgaccgatcaggctgacacttggttggtggttcagtgctattgacctatcccgtcggtacaggctggagtatgaccggttcgaccgatcaggaggatacttgtcaatagtaccgtcccctgaacgttcaaaactcagtaccatgttggacatggcagtagtgctcagtaccatgttggacatggcagtagcgggactcagtatcgtgttggacacggcagtcagttttatgtatgttattattatgcttttcttactgagtctgtcgactcacagtttatgttcatgtgtaggtaaaggcaaggctgtagctgatggaccgtgaccgagcatatgagattgtacatgtcggggcggttaggcctggagcgtacgatcctcgggacagcagggctgagattttgtaactgtcgttagacgactttcattttgatgtaaaagttaaacagttaaaacgtttgtaaatatttttataaatcgggatcccgagactttttgcaaaatggtttataagtttaatgaaaaagcaaaattttaattaatcacgtttttccataaacctcgttgattagcaacgagctgcacagtacgtttaaaaatcacgtaatacgcctaagatagttagggtgttacaacttggtatcagagccgccaggttgtcttccgaagatcgtcacgacatgtacaatcatcatcagcagttagctcggttcacggttcagtaagcctttattgctttagtagtttattttattcagttatgaaaaagaaaagcctgttaggaagcatgttagtagcctgatagtagaataggcgcatgtttcatttctaatttccaaattaagcggcattagtaagctcgccttgaatacgacctgatatgccaactcttggtttcgcaggcggttctaactagatggacgccaggcggactaccaggagtcggggcaactccgtggggtcgaatcagggagagggagctcggtttcccccacctgctaggggccgaggtagaggtccccgaggcagggctcgtggtcggggtgttgaGGACCCGCCTCAGGCTGCCTGTGCTCCCcgcccgatcggggagccccgggtgggagttgcggtttgcggagatgcaagcccggatcgaagaacaagacctcgagattcgagtaggttgagacggcggggtgctcctgcagcctccgtgcccgtagttccggtggcacaccgccccgccgcctgtgccgagatagtggtggcggcccacagattggaacctttatatgagcggttccggaagcaagcacctccggtattcctgggaggtccagatgtgtcgaaagtcgagcagtggcttacggtgatcaccagaattctgaactttatgggtgtcaccggtaatgacagagtggtgtgcgccacattccagttccaggaggatgccctggtatggtgggacatggtgtctcagattcacgatgtcaccaccatgacttgggagaggttccaagaactcttcaacgcgaaatactataatgaggcggtcagaagcgccaagaggaaagagttcgttcacctgacccagcgggagaacatgagtgtcactgagtatactactcagtttgaccggttggcgaggttagcctcgggaattgtgccgaccgacttcagcaggaaggagaagtatctggacgggttgaatcccaagatcaggcatgacctgatgattaccacagacgacagcaccacctatgctcagatggtggagaaggcactgcgagctgagggcgcagtggggtgtatgtcagaatcagccagtactccggttagtggcggagctcctacccctcctgcatcaggcttcagcagggggagtagtggttcggccattgatcagaggaagagggcacccactgcttccggcggctcgagccagaacaagaggttccgggggaaccagaacagagggagtcgtcctggtggtaatgagacccgattctcctaccccgagtgccctagctgcaagaggcatcatcggggagagtgcaaggggcagggatgctttcattgtggcatgcccgggcacttcaagagggaatgtccccagctccggccagaggcaccgagagctccagcgatacccactccagccagggtattcgctatcacgcaggctgatgcagatgccagcccatcagttgttacaggtcagatttttattaatgactcgctttattcagtgctgtttgattctggggctacacgttcttatgtggcggccagagtctttagtaagttgggtagaccctttgatagatatgaatcagggtttggaaccctgttacctggcggagaattggttatctccaataggtggattaggtctatgccaatcaggatagacggtagagagttaagcgctgatctgatagagatgagcttagtcgaatttgatattattttaggaatggatttcctatctaaatattcggcgagcattgactgtaagaggaagatggtggtcttccaaccggaaagtgaagaaccgttcgtgttcgtgggttcggttcagggatctcggatcccgataatctcggctatgtcagcgagagaactattgcacggtgggtgcttagggtttctggccgtggtggtggacaccactcggccagacaccattcggccagaggatatcagtgtggttcgggaattgttggacgtttttcccgaagaacttccagggttaccacctcagagggagattgacttcgtgattgacttggcaccaggggtggatccggtttctaaagccccgtataggatggctccagctgaacttaaggaattgaagattcagctccaagggttgcttgacatagggttcattcggcccagtgtgtcaccctggggagccccggttttgttcgtcaagaagaaggatggatctatgaggatgtgcatcgactacagagagttgaacaagctgacggtgaagaataaatatccattacctaggatcgatgacttgttcgatcagcttcaggggaagacggtcttttctaagattgatctccgttcgggttatcatcagttgaggatccgagaggaggacattccaaagacggctttccgcactaggtatggacactacgagtttctggttatgtcattcggactaaccaatgctcctgcagcattcatggacctgatgaatagagtattcaaggatttcctcgatatctgtgtgattgtatttatcgacgacatcctcgtgtactctcagtcagaagaggagcatgagatacatcttcaaatggtactgcaacgacttcgagaacatagactctacgccaagttcaagaaatgtgagttctggttgtctcaggtgtccttcctaggacacattgtgggtaaggacgggatcaaggtggatcccgggaagatcgaatccgtcagggattggccgagaccgaagacagtgacagagatcagaagcttcttggggttagctgggtactaccgtaggttcgtggagggatTCTCCagaatttcaatgcccctaaccgagcttacaaagaagaatcagcgatttatctggacagataaatgcgaagctagttttcaggagctgaaacagagattgattactgctccggtactagctttgccttcggacgaggagaagttcgtagtctactgtgacgcatccaaacagggtttggggtgcgtattgatgcaagccgatcgggttatcgcttatgcctcccgtcagttaaaggactatgaacagcgatacccgactcatgatttagaattggccgcagtggtttttgcactgaagatttggcggcattacctttatggggagaagtgtgaaatctataccgaccataaaagtctcaagtatttctttactcagaaagatttgaacatgagacaaaggcgttggttggaattagtgaaggattatgattgtgagatcctttaccatcccgggaaagccaatgtagtggccgatgccctgagcagaaagggtcccgggcaggtaactagcatggttcagatctcacctcagctagcagaggatatggtcaggtccagcattgagtttgtggtaggtcagctacacaacttaacgctgcaatctgatacggtagaaagaataaaggttgctcagacgacagatccggagttagtgaagatccgagatgaggtattggctggtcaagccaaagacttttcagtgtcagctaGCGaggtgcttttgtataaagccagggtttgtgtcccgaacagtgtggacttgaggaacgagatctttgaggaggctcattctactccatattctctacatcccggcaccaccaagatgtaccaagatttgaaaccgtacttctggtggagcggtatgaagaagaatttggtagaattcgtttcgagatgcctcacgtgtcagcagatcaaggctgaacatcagagaccagcagggttgttgcagcctctaaccctaccagaatggaaatgggaggatattacgatggattttgtggtcgggttacctaggaccacgggtatgtatgactccatctgggtagtggtggatcgatttacgaaatctgctcattttctgccggttagaacaacgtttacagtggatcagttggcagagttatatgtcagggagatagtgagacttcacggggtaccgaagtctatagtttcgg from Cannabis sativa cultivar Pink pepper isolate KNU-18-1 chromosome 2, ASM2916894v1, whole genome shotgun sequence encodes:
- the LOC133035136 gene encoding uncharacterized protein LOC133035136, which produces MSVTEYTTQFDRLARLASGIVPTDFSRKEKYLDGLNPKIRHDLMITTDDSTTYAQMVEKALRAEGAVGCMSESASTPVSGGAPTPPASGFSRGSSGSAIDQRKRAPTASGGSSQNKRFRGNQNRGSRPGGNETRFSYPECPSCKRHHRGECKGQGCFHCGMPGHFKRECPQLRPEAPRAPAIPTPARVFAITQADADASPSVVTGKGKAVADGP